A single genomic interval of Solirubrobacterales bacterium harbors:
- a CDS encoding MMPL family transporter, translating into MRDVLARIAGRAVERPLPVIVSAVLLTLIGAVAALRIEADRSPNSLVDRGSGTYAATQSFYEEFGDEPVEILVKGDLRQILSTGNLTRLLALESCLSGRTPGGRVVRGEPAPPTCASIARLDPSAVVFGPATFLNQFAIQANRLLSQQQQAAAVRATQAAKQAASQAKKAGLSAAEQQQAAVAVFQKAIARYGQQLQTLAFQYGQTGPPQLTDPGYVSSVICDPNSDGCVPKDRFSAIVPSSHAALISVRLRPGLSESERREAISLFRDAVADPRFQLEKGPSGTQPSYLVSGAPVVFEGLAQELSTQIFILLAGALAVMLITLAAVFRAPLRLLPLGIAVGAAGIAFGFLSLVGGSLTMASIAVLPVLIGLSVDYAIQFQARFAEAMEAGSSPPRAAVEAAARGGPVIATAGLATVAGFTVLVLSPIPMVRGFALLLVLGLVIAFVLALTVGLSALSLLKPSASKPTLAGRRAWSRPLTPVARLGGAVREVGGRALAISIAAPGRVLAVAALVAIIGWGVGTRIPVISDIRQLVPSDLPALENVDELEQATGVSGLTYVSVTAPDLTDPAVISWMHDYEQRVLARHGFHGRNSSCRDAGTEICPEISLPDFLYAGEQGAPSRQRIKASLSLLPEYVAQALVTTDPDTGQPGNTGVIAFGIKVMPFDQQKDLIDDIRAQVDPPGTGNDPPAGVHAQVLGLPVLAADANSALSGSRYLVTVVSLVAVALLLAVVYRSARRSLVPLIPILLATGWSSLVLWVAGVPLNPMSATLGALVVAIATEFSVLLSARYHEERRRGGTVGEALRRAYARTGMAVLASGITAIAGFAVLVLTDIRMLRDFGLVTVFDLGVALAGVLLVLPAALVWAEGGFEPLAALVARLRRRGRPAPADVR; encoded by the coding sequence ATGAGAGATGTGTTGGCACGGATTGCCGGGCGCGCCGTCGAGCGGCCGCTGCCGGTGATCGTCTCGGCGGTCCTGCTGACCCTGATCGGCGCGGTGGCTGCGTTGCGCATCGAGGCGGACCGCAGCCCGAACTCGCTGGTCGACCGTGGCTCCGGTACCTACGCCGCCACCCAGAGCTTCTACGAGGAGTTCGGGGATGAGCCGGTGGAGATCCTGGTCAAGGGCGACCTGCGCCAGATTCTCAGCACCGGAAATCTGACGCGGCTGCTGGCTCTCGAGAGTTGCCTCTCGGGCAGGACGCCCGGCGGACGGGTGGTTCGCGGCGAGCCCGCGCCACCCACCTGTGCCTCCATCGCCCGCCTTGATCCCAGCGCAGTCGTGTTCGGCCCGGCAACCTTTCTCAACCAGTTCGCGATTCAGGCGAACAGGCTGCTGAGCCAGCAGCAGCAGGCGGCAGCCGTGCGGGCGACCCAGGCGGCGAAGCAGGCGGCGAGCCAAGCGAAGAAGGCGGGGCTCTCGGCCGCCGAGCAGCAGCAGGCTGCGGTGGCGGTGTTCCAGAAGGCCATCGCCCGCTACGGGCAGCAGCTCCAAACGCTCGCCTTCCAGTACGGCCAGACCGGCCCGCCGCAGCTCACTGATCCCGGCTACGTCTCATCCGTGATCTGCGACCCGAACTCTGATGGCTGCGTGCCGAAGGACCGGTTCTCGGCGATCGTCCCAAGCTCCCATGCGGCCCTGATCTCGGTTCGTCTGCGGCCTGGCCTGAGCGAGTCCGAGCGTCGCGAGGCGATCTCTCTCTTCCGGGACGCCGTCGCCGACCCGAGGTTCCAACTCGAGAAGGGGCCGTCCGGCACCCAGCCGAGCTACCTGGTCAGCGGCGCACCGGTTGTCTTCGAGGGGCTGGCGCAGGAGCTCTCCACCCAGATCTTCATCCTCCTCGCCGGCGCCCTGGCCGTCATGCTCATCACGCTCGCGGCAGTCTTCCGGGCTCCGCTCAGGCTCCTGCCGCTGGGGATCGCCGTTGGCGCCGCCGGCATCGCGTTCGGCTTCCTGTCGCTTGTCGGGGGCTCGCTGACCATGGCCTCGATCGCCGTGCTGCCGGTGTTGATAGGCCTCTCCGTCGACTACGCGATCCAGTTCCAGGCCCGGTTCGCCGAAGCGATGGAGGCAGGCTCTTCGCCGCCTCGGGCGGCGGTGGAGGCAGCGGCCAGGGGAGGCCCCGTGATCGCAACTGCCGGCTTGGCCACGGTGGCAGGTTTCACCGTCCTGGTCCTCTCGCCGATCCCGATGGTGCGGGGCTTCGCGCTCCTGCTCGTCCTCGGGCTCGTGATCGCCTTCGTCCTCGCGCTCACCGTCGGCCTCTCCGCCCTCTCGCTGCTGAAGCCGTCCGCAAGCAAGCCCACCCTGGCGGGCCGGCGGGCGTGGAGTCGACCGTTGACCCCGGTGGCTCGGCTGGGCGGTGCGGTCCGTGAAGTGGGCGGACGGGCGCTCGCCATCTCGATCGCGGCTCCGGGAAGGGTGCTGGCGGTGGCCGCCCTGGTGGCCATCATCGGCTGGGGGGTGGGGACCCGGATCCCGGTGATCTCCGACATCCGTCAGCTCGTGCCCAGCGACCTGCCGGCGCTTGAGAACGTTGACGAGCTCGAGCAGGCCACGGGTGTCTCGGGACTCACATACGTCTCCGTGACCGCCCCCGACCTCACCGATCCGGCCGTGATCTCATGGATGCACGACTACGAGCAGCGCGTGCTTGCGCGCCACGGCTTCCACGGGCGGAATTCCTCATGCAGGGACGCGGGCACCGAGATCTGTCCTGAGATCTCGCTTCCCGATTTCCTCTACGCCGGCGAGCAGGGGGCCCCGAGCCGGCAGCGGATCAAGGCCAGCTTGAGCCTGCTTCCCGAGTACGTCGCCCAAGCGCTCGTGACCACGGACCCCGATACCGGCCAGCCCGGGAACACCGGTGTGATCGCATTCGGGATCAAGGTGATGCCGTTCGACCAGCAGAAGGACCTGATCGACGACATCCGCGCTCAGGTCGATCCACCCGGGACCGGAAACGATCCCCCGGCGGGTGTGCATGCCCAGGTCCTGGGCCTTCCGGTGCTGGCGGCTGACGCAAACTCGGCGCTCTCCGGGAGCCGCTACCTGGTCACGGTCGTCAGCCTGGTGGCCGTTGCGCTTCTGCTCGCGGTCGTCTACCGGTCAGCCCGCAGGTCCCTGGTCCCGCTGATTCCCATCCTGTTGGCCACCGGCTGGTCCTCTCTGGTGCTCTGGGTCGCCGGCGTCCCGCTCAACCCCATGTCGGCGACGCTCGGTGCACTGGTGGTGGCAATCGCCACCGAGTTCAGCGTCCTTCTGTCAGCCCGCTACCACGAGGAGCGACGGCGAGGGGGCACCGTCGGAGAAGCCCTTCGTCGCGCCTATGCACGGACCGGGATGGCGGTGCTGGCGTCGGGAATCACGGCGATCGCCGGGTTCGCGGTGCTGGTGCTCACGGACATCCGGATGCTTCGCGACTTCGGGCTGGTGACCGTCTTCGACCTGGGCGTCGCCCTGGCCGGCGTGCTGCTGGTGCTGCCCGCCGCCCTGGTCTGGGCCGAGGGAGGATTCGAGCCGCTGGCTGCTCTGGTGGCGAGGTTGCGCCGCCGAGGGCGACCGGCGCCGGCCGATGTCCGGTGA
- a CDS encoding ATP-binding cassette domain-containing protein — protein sequence MADESTYPTRPEVADEGAYPTRQEPEGEVYREPAPELGRLNQDYVIPGVDASETNPYRWHTGKKRDHGGEDAIEIIDLVKQFGRMRILNGLNLGLPNNQISMVLGPSGTGKSVLIKHIVGLLYPDSGDVLVHGDSVPNLTDDELFEMRKKFGLLFQDGALFGSMNVFDNTAFPLRQHTDKSEEEIAEICHRRLREVGLAEATQKMPNELSGGMRKRAGFARALVLDPDIVMFDEPDSGLDPVRTALLCELIREVHAEAGGCYLVISHDLGTARRIADFLAVLWKGRIVESGPADELFNSDNEFVAQFLNAETVGPLAMD from the coding sequence ATGGCTGACGAGAGCACGTACCCGACCCGCCCAGAGGTGGCTGACGAGGGCGCGTACCCGACCCGCCAGGAGCCCGAAGGGGAGGTATACCGAGAGCCCGCTCCCGAACTCGGAAGGCTGAACCAGGACTACGTCATCCCTGGGGTGGACGCGAGCGAGACGAACCCATATCGCTGGCACACGGGGAAGAAGCGCGACCACGGCGGCGAGGACGCGATCGAGATCATCGACCTCGTCAAGCAGTTCGGCCGCATGCGCATCCTGAACGGCCTCAATCTCGGGCTTCCGAACAACCAGATCTCCATGGTCCTCGGCCCCTCCGGCACGGGCAAGAGCGTGCTGATCAAGCACATCGTCGGCCTGCTCTATCCGGACTCGGGCGATGTCCTCGTGCACGGCGATTCTGTCCCGAACCTGACCGACGACGAGCTGTTCGAGATGCGCAAGAAGTTCGGCCTGCTGTTCCAGGACGGGGCGCTGTTCGGCTCCATGAACGTGTTCGACAACACCGCCTTCCCGTTGCGCCAGCACACCGACAAGTCGGAGGAGGAGATCGCCGAGATCTGTCACCGCCGACTCCGCGAGGTCGGGCTCGCCGAGGCGACGCAGAAGATGCCGAACGAGCTCTCCGGCGGGATGCGCAAGCGGGCCGGGTTCGCCCGCGCCTTGGTGTTGGACCCGGACATCGTCATGTTCGACGAACCCGATTCCGGGCTCGACCCGGTGCGCACCGCGCTGCTTTGCGAGCTGATCCGGGAGGTCCACGCGGAGGCCGGCGGGTGCTACCTGGTGATCAGCCACGACCTCGGTACCGCGCGCCGGATCGCCGACTTCCTGGCCGTGCTCTGGAAGGGCCGGATCGTGGAGAGCGGGCCCGCCGACGAGCTGTTCAACTCCGACAACGAGTTCGTCGCGCAGTTCCTCAACGCGGAGACCGTGGGCCCGCTAGCAATGGACTGA
- a CDS encoding ABC transporter permease: MTGWLAVPREWLSSLGEIGAFCAKTMGLVYSGRVFYFFGETLRQAGILILGSTIVIWGLVFILGLQCGIEGAYFNRSLGAPSYAGVFAAWCDLREVIPYAFGYMMAAKVGTGIVAELGAMRISDEIDALEVMGVPPMTFLAATRLLGAWLTLPFMYLSAIGIGYFASYLAVVKQIGDVSSGGYFLIFWMFQNPPDLLFSVIKAMFMATAIVLVGCYYGYTASGGPVGVGTATAKSMVLNIVLVHIIGMMGTLVFWGANPRAPIGG, translated from the coding sequence CCTTCTGCGCCAAGACGATGGGGCTCGTCTACTCGGGCCGGGTGTTCTACTTCTTCGGCGAGACCCTGCGCCAGGCGGGGATCTTGATCTTGGGCTCAACGATCGTGATCTGGGGCCTGGTCTTCATCTTGGGCCTTCAGTGCGGGATCGAGGGCGCCTACTTCAACCGTTCCCTCGGCGCCCCCTCCTATGCCGGCGTGTTCGCCGCCTGGTGCGATCTGCGCGAGGTGATCCCCTACGCCTTCGGCTACATGATGGCGGCCAAGGTGGGGACCGGGATCGTCGCCGAGCTGGGGGCGATGCGGATCTCCGACGAGATCGACGCCCTCGAGGTGATGGGGGTGCCGCCGATGACTTTCTTGGCCGCGACGAGGCTCCTCGGCGCCTGGCTCACCCTGCCGTTCATGTATCTGTCGGCGATCGGGATCGGCTACTTCGCCTCCTACCTGGCGGTTGTGAAGCAGATCGGCGACGTTTCCTCGGGCGGCTACTTCCTGATCTTCTGGATGTTCCAAAACCCGCCCGACCTCTTATTCAGCGTGATCAAGGCAATGTTCATGGCCACGGCGATCGTCCTGGTCGGCTGCTACTACGGCTACACCGCCTCGGGCGGCCCGGTCGGAGTGGGGACGGCGACCGCCAAGTCGATGGTCTTGAACATCGTCCTGGTGCACATCATCGGGATGATGGGAACCCTGGTCTTCTGGGGTGCCAACCCGAGGGCGCCAATCGGGGGTTGA